Below is a genomic region from Raphanus sativus cultivar WK10039 chromosome 4, ASM80110v3, whole genome shotgun sequence.
ATCTGCAAAAtagattataaaatatgatatttctaTTAACATAATGgttttatttagatattttcaaAAGGTATGTTGTTTAcctttagtaaaataaaaagaaaagttttaagagaaaatgatttcctcctatttttttcataattaacaATACTATAAACcatgaaaaagaagagaatcatTTGATTTTCAATGCATAATagtgtatataatttttgtcAAAATGTTATACTGAAATTAATGAACAATTTTCACGTTTTTCCTCTGTTATACTGAAATGAAAGAACTATTTTCACGTTTTTCCTCTGCATGATTAAACATTTGTCTTTGTTCTAAACCCacaaaaatgattttaacaAAGAAACACGCAAAAAGGATCTCGGTTTGTTGATCAGCCAACAAGAGAGATATCGAACCTTACGGATGTACTACATTTGATATACAatacaactaaaaaaatattctactGGTTCAACCAACACTTGCTCTTCCTCTCTGAGCTGGCTGAAGAACCTTACGGATGTACTACAGTGTAACAAGAGAGATATCGAACCTCACAATCTTATTCTGAGATTGAGATTCAAACAACGTAACTGTTATTGCATGTAAGAACTATTGaccatttattttatgtaagaCTCCGAGCTAATAAGTTATGTTTTTCCCAAATTTCATTGTTTTCCTTATATTATCTCCACTTGATTAAAAAGATTATTTAGATTTGTTTACATTTCAAGTTAACTTGTTTACATATAAATAGCAAATTAGTCACAAACTTGTAAATATCTAAGAGTTCAAAAATCCAAAACCATAACTTTTATAGATAAAAAGATAAAGGAACACGAATGACAAATAGTTTCAGACAATTTTTCTAGTAAAAATcattatgataaaatattagatatttattaGACATTTTATATGGTCTTTAAGAGTGTATTTGGAATTTGGTTGttcgtttttaaaatataatctttgtTTCTTTCACTTGTGATAACATTCTTAAACGATCCAAGGTTCAAGGTGAAATATTCAGATTCAAATTTGTGTGTTCAATAGATTCCGCATTCATATTGATAATTTGGATTTTGGATGTTTGGTCATAATACATTCAAGGTGAAATCTTCTGATTCAAACTCGTGTATTAAATTTATGTCAAATTTCTGTTATTCTTTTAGATTTTCCATATCTAAGAAATCGGAAACTTGTTTAAATCAgctcaaatccaaaataaatataattttaattaatgatgtaaCAAGTTACATAGTAGAATGAATCATATTATCCATTGCAATCCAAATAAAAATGAACTTCAAACGAGTCCTCCACCAATCATCTCTCGAACACAAAAGACAGAAACAGGAAATAAAATTAACTTCAAACGATGTTATCACACTTGAGCAACATGATTTATCTTTGTTGAAGGCTTGAGATTATCATGGCCGGCCACGCCGAGCTCCACGGCTGCGGGAGGGACGCCTATTAAAAAGAAGAACATGAGTGGTCCGGAATGCTCTCCTCGAACGTTTTCGTTTTGGAATCTGCAACATGTGTTTTGAAGAAATGAGTATTTTGGAGACATAATGCTTGGACTGTGAAAACCAATTTTCGTCGATTAAAACTTGCCTTTGCCATTGATTCCTCGTCACTGTCCTCGTCGTGGGGGTTGAGCAGACTAGACTTGATAGCAAAATTATCCTGTTGAGAAACTCTCAAATAGTTAGACAATGAAAAATGCAAACTGATACAACAATCAAGCAATCAAGCAAGCAAGAGAGATGAACTTACCTTTCGTTTATGTAACAACTTCAGTAGGTCCTTGATGATCGGCGAAGGCGGCTTCGGTGGCGTGTTCCGCGGCACCATCCAAAGCCCCGAAGACTCTCGTCGTAGAAAGATCGAAATCGCGGTTAAACAGCTCAGCAGAAGAGGGTTACAGGGGCATAAAGAATGGGTGACGGAAGTGAACGTGTTAGGAGTAGTTGAGCATCCGAATCTCGTGAAGCTGATCAGTTACTGCGCTGAGGATGATGAGAGAGGGATCCAACGGCTGCTTGTTTACGAATACGTGCCGAACAGAAGCGTTCAAGACCATTTATCTAACCGTTTTGTACTCACCCCTCTCCCTTGGTCGACAAGAATGAAGATTGCTATAGACACCGCTCGTGGACTCTCCTTATCTTCATCACGGCTTGGAGTTTCAGGTCTCTTTCTCCTTTTAAATTAaccttttttattattattattattattattattattataagttaTGTTCATCTTATAATTAATGCAGATCATCTTTAGaaatttcaaatcttcaaaCATTCTTCTTGATGAGAATTGGAACGCAAAGCTCTCTGACTTCGGACTGGCTAGAATGGGACCTTCTGATGGAATCAGTCATGTCTCAACTGCGGTAAGTTTAAAGCCTTAGACATGTTTGTTTGCGTTTAGTATCTGATTGTTCAAAACAATACACCATCAGGTTGTAGGGACCATTGGTTATGCAGCGCCTGAATACATCCAAACAGGACACCTCACGGCCAAGAGCGACGTGTGGAGCTACGGAATCTTCTTGTACGAGCTCATCACAGGGAGACGGCCGTTCGACAGAAACAGGCCAAGAAACGAGCAGAACATCTTGGAGTGGATCAGACCGCACTTGGCCGATATCAAGAAGTTCAAGATGATCATCGACCCGAGGCTTGAAGGAAACTACTACCTCAAATCTGCTTTGAAGCTAGCTGCGGTTGCGAACCGGTGTTTGATGGTGAAGGCCAAGTCTAGGCCAACGATGAGTGAGGTTTCGGAGATGTTGGAGAGGATAGTGGAGACTTCGGAGGAGGAGGCTTCTAGTGATGGGCCGTTGATGAAGAGCTTGACGCCTAAAGATGCGTTTGAGGCGTCAAGAAGAGAGAGGGTTAAGAGAAGATTTGTTGAGGTTTTAATTGGGGTTAATGGTTGTCCTAATCTGCCTACTTGGTCTCCTAAACTTGTTACTTCTCTTTGATTTTTGAGGGTGAACAAACGAACAACTAAAGCGTTTCTGGATATCGGTCTATCAGTAATCAGAATAAGATAAAATTACAAGATTCTAAAACTCCGAGTTAAAAGAAGCCGATCGAAATAAATTGTTAAAATCTGAATAAATATCTCAAATATTTAGTTTCATGTTTATATTCAGTAATAAAAATAGTCTAACTCGAAAGTATTATTAACcgaattttaaataaattaggACAGAAAGAGGATTTAGTTAAGTTTATAAAATTCATTGGAAGTTGAAATATTATTAGTGGAATTTAATCCATAGATCTAAAATGATACTTCTTCCTTTTCTAATAGATGACGGTTTAAAGTtgtgtatataaattaaaaaaaatatttattttttacatttctaAACAAAATCATTATTGATTGTTTAACTAAACACAATTTAAGTAATAGCAAAACATATTACATAATGCTAGTACTTATAAGTTAAattgttaataaaaattaaaacttgaaAACTTCATATAGGTTTGGAAGCGAAAAAAGAATTTTCTCTAAATTCCAAGTTTTAAAAAGGCAAGGAATAAAATAGTTAGGGTTTAATTACAATAACTCATTTCATTAGGACAAAGCTTTCAAACAAGGGTTTAAAGTGGTTTTCACATTCTACAAGTCGCCAAAAAACCATCTTCCTTTCCGCAATGCTCTTCATCAGCCGCTGTGCCCAAACTCTCAAAACCCtaccttcctcctcctcctcctcctcctccaccacacAGATCCGTACCTACGTCGATGTCTACATGAAATGGAAGAAAGACCACTACTTCGACAACATCGAACACATCCTCCGTTCCCCTCAGCTCAGATCCGTCATCGCTCTCAAGAACCGCATCACCAGCGAACCCAACAGCTGCATCCCAATCTCCTCAATCTCCAAGAAGACTCACCACTTCGACCTATCAACCAAAGTCACAAAGTTCTTACGACAGTTTCCTAGTATCTTCGAGGAGTTCGTTGGTCCAGAGCACAACCTCCCCTGGTTTAGACTGACCCCCGAAGCTGCGGAGCTCGACAGGGAAGAGAGACGAGTGTACCAAGACTCGGCTGAGGACTTGCGTGGTAGGCTGAGGAAGTTGATTCTGATGAGTAGAGACAACGTCTTGCCGTTGAGTATTGTTCAAGGGATGAGATGGTATCTTGGTTTACCTCCAGAGATGGATCTTGATTCCTCGTTTAGGTTTGTTGATTTGGAAGATGGAGTGAAGGGTTTGTCTGTGGAGTGTAGTAACGGAGAAAAGGTTCTGTCTTTGTTACAGAAGAACACAATCAAGAACAGAGGACTACTCTGTTCTGAGAACAGAGGACTACTCTGTTCTGAGAACAGAGGACTACTCTGTTCTGAGATTGAGTTTCCTCTGTTTCCGTCAAAAGGTTGTAGATTGAGAGTCAAAATCGAAGACTGGTTAAAAGAGTTCCAACGGCTTCCTTACGTGTCACCGTACGATGATTACTCTCGTTTGGATCCGAGCAGTGATGTAGCCGAGAAGAGAGTCGTTGGGTTTCTTCATGAGCTGCTCTGCCTCTTTGTTGATCATTCAGCGGAGAGGAAGAAGCTTTTGTGCCTCAAGAAGTGGTTTGGGTTGCCTCAGAAGGTTCACAAGGCCTTTGAGAGGCATCCGCAGATCTTTTACTTGTCTATGAAGAACAAGACTTGTACAGCTATCCTCAGAGAGCCTTATAGAGACAAAGCTAGTGTGGAACCGCATCCTGTGTTGGCTGTGAGGAAGAAGTATATTCAGTTGATGAAGAGTTCAGAGTTGATTCTCAAGAGTAGAAGGAGTAGTTGCAGGTTTTCAGATGATGGTGTTGTAGAGAAagatttggattttgattttgattttgatggtTAAGCGAAAAAAAGATTGTACAAACATAACCTCTttgataattttgtatattgAGACATAATTTAAAAGTAGCCATTGTTTTATTAATGTAtttgtttcaaaccatgtatgtGTATGCAAGAATGAGTTTGctatatgaaaacaaaagacaaaagtGGGTATAAGAGTTtgtggaaagaaaaaaagaatagagacTATGTTCAGCTGCTAAGTTTCTCAATGATCTGAGAGAGAGCTGAATAAGAGCCAACGACAGAAGATATTGCTCCTACTATGATGATTAAGACACATAGCATCatctacaaaacaaaaacacacaatgTATTAATGATAAGCTGGTGTAAATACAGAATTTTGCTAAGAACATTACCTGTGTCCTGGTAACTTTTCTCCGTACTATGCTCAAGAAACAAGCTGGTGGAAGTATTAGAGTCTggcacaaaataaatatatgaaacttaaaaatatatatacaaaactaaagaTCCTCAGTAGAGAAGGAAAAGGCAACTTACGACAAGCATTGTCAACAATGATCCAATCAATGACATGACAAGACCTGCAAGATGTTTCATTGTCAACCTGATTCTGAAGAAGAATATGAGCATTACATTCAAAATGGTAGAGAGGATCTTACCAAAGAAAGGTATTGCAAGACCGACAAGCAGAGTAGAAAAGACCAATGCGGTTCTAATGGCAATGGCGTACCAATGCGACTTGTTATGCCTTGATGGTATCAGTTCCTCAAGACTCAGTGCTACTGGAGATAAGGTCAAAGCATATGTGCTTTCTTTTGTTAAGGGGACACAAAAAGATGATGATCAGGATTTtgacaataaaataaaactacagCTGAAGAAATTTTCTTGCAAAGGATATTTAGTAAATGGATTCACCACCTGTGAAacagtaaaaacaaaaacagtttTAGCTCTCATGTGATCATAACCAACATTAGAATAAACAGTGCAAAGTACTCTACTTACAGTAGTCCACACAGCGACCTTAGTTGCAACCAAATCTTGCGGCAAGTTGAGAGTAAACTGTGATTTTGTTGCTTCTCCAAACATTGTATAACCCATAGAAGCAACACCAGCATACATCAGAGTGCAAATAGTAAAGCTGCAAAACAATTATCAATCATTGTGGTATCATCAAAATGCTTGCATATGTGACATACAGTGGATCGTGCTGGACATATTTTAAGAACTTATTAAAATTGCTATAAGCTTACCATGTCAAGAGAGCAGAGGGGTATTGATTTGGATTGGCCATAGAAGTATAAATGTTGGGGAAAACAGCATGTCCTGAGTAGCAGTAACCATAGAGCCCTATAGCTACAGGTAAAGTTGACAAGTTCAGTGTAGTTCCTTTGCTGTGGATTCCAACTCCATCTACCAAACCAATCCAAAACAAACTTAAAACCACTAGCACCGATGCAATCACCCCTCCAGCTGACAAAATATAACCAAAATCATTATGTCAGGAACATTTCTAGACGTGACTATAAATATCTCCTAAACTCAGGACCGGTTCTGAAATTTCGGAGGCTATAGACAGTTAAAGAaggattttataaatttgggggctgaaatttttttgtatataaatttgggCGCTTATTTATATaggaattttttcaaaaaagttggAGCCTTGAGGCAAATGTTTCATTAGGCTTGACTCAGGGCTGGTTCTGCCTAGACTAAAGgataatgaaacaaaatttcACCTGAGATGTAACTCAGTAGGCTGAGATCTCTGAGCCAAACGGTAGGGAGAACAGCGATAGTGGTTAGCAAAGCAAACAGATGACGTGCATCTAACTCAAAACCTCCAATACTTAAAGCAGCATTTGGATATAATGAAGACAAATTATCACTCtccaatattatatattcaacACAGCACGCCTgcaataaaaatacaataatataacACTATATATTCCACACATAACAGCAAGAGTGTAATCCTGCAAATATTCAAGGTTACATACTCACTTCTACTGAAGTAAAAAATCGAGTTTTTTGATATCACATTTGACCATTATGGTGCAACAAAAAAGCTGCGAAAGAATATACAGGCAGTTACCAGAGTAGAACTAGTTCACTTCCAAACTAAACAGtcagaaaaaattattattgaacTAATCATTTCACACTAGTAGCTTTTGGGACCATtcaatctaaaaatataattagtatTGCTGCTTTAGTGACGTCAAAAGCAGCTTTAAGAAGGAACAAATAGAATCAAAGAGAAAGGCTTTTAAAAAGTTTCAGGTAGTGCCAAATCTTGAACGAGCTAGTGGGAGAAATTTATGGGGCCCTGTGCTAACGTGTTTCACAACATGGGGTCATGAATTCTACATACGTAGACACCACTTGGAATCTCTTTGATTATGTATGTTTCTTGACAAAAAAGAGTCATGTGATTTCtatttataaagtataaattatAGTCATTTGCTGGAGGAATGTAAGTACTTACATATAGCTCCAAGTAGAGTACTATCTGcaatacattaaaaaaataaaaaaaattaatataaagtgAAAATAATGATACCAAATTCCACTATTAAAATGTTAAGCTTCCTAATAATCTCAACTTTAATTAACTCTTCATCACAAAGGAGTATTTTATTGCTATATTTGATGAAACATGTTATAAATTCATaggatatatattaataaaaaaaggtTTTAGCTACTCACCGAGACAAAGATACGACCAGTGGTACCAAAAGCAGCTTGGCCAATATCAGGATAAGTCTCGAGGTCAGACTCACTGTCAAGGCAGTAACGCAGGAGGATTCCTGTGTAGAAAGAAAGAAGACCATATATAAACAGTATCCCTAATCCTAACCATCCTCCTTCTTTAGCAGCATAAGGCGTTGAAAGTATCCCAACTCCACATAGAACGTTCAATCCTGCAGCACGTGACCCACATGTTACACAAGATGATGTCATCAGGTTACTAAAGAGTGATTACAATTTACAAATCATGCATGTTCTTTGAACCTAGACGTTTTTGGTCTCAACAGTTTTGTTCATGTGCTTCCATGTGCTATTAGGACAACAGAGTCGACAGGCGAGAAGACTGTCTTAAGGCCATACACAAAGTATATGAAAGAATCTAAATAAGGAGTATGCGaatatatttcatattcaaaTAACACGCACACACACACCCTAGATTACTGTACTGACAACCAAACAACATAGAAAAGGTTGTCAACTTTTCATTATGATTTGAATAAACTCACGAGAAAAACCTCTTTGCTCTCTCCTTTGTTAGTTGTTACCACTATCATCAATCTCTTAAACTGTTTTAACTACTTTTAGGAAGACAAAGAACACGCActacttttaataaaagaaacttACCATTCATAACAGCTTGTCCGTATGAGCTATTGCGTGACATGGGAACTTCATGAGACACTCTCTCGTCCTTTCGCATGGAACTTCTCCTAGAAGGAGGAACAGGAGGGAGCAAGCCATGAGAGCTAAGCCTGTGTTTAGGTGGTGGTGGTGCTTGTTCTTCTGCTTCGAGCAGAGGCTTTGCAACCGTAGGTAAATATTCAGGAGTGTGTCTTCTTATCAGGGAAGAAGACAAGAAAGAGCTTCCGAATCTCGACATCGAGTTATTCCCAAGAAAACCGATACTG
It encodes:
- the LOC108849390 gene encoding amino acid transporter AVT1C, whose amino-acid sequence is MNHVPSDQSFYIESEDEDDRKDYAEEEEEDGHSHSDSSDANDEHHTQYKPNSYTTAWPQSYRQSIDLYSSVPSPSIGFLGNNSMSRFGSSFLSSSLIRRHTPEYLPTVAKPLLEAEEQAPPPPKHRLSSHGLLPPVPPSRRSSMRKDERVSHEVPMSRNSSYGQAVMNGLNVLCGVGILSTPYAAKEGGWLGLGILFIYGLLSFYTGILLRYCLDSESDLETYPDIGQAAFGTTGRIFVSIVLYLELYACCVEYIILESDNLSSLYPNAALSIGGFELDARHLFALLTTIAVLPTVWLRDLSLLSYISAGGVIASVLVVLSLFWIGLVDGVGIHSKGTTLNLSTLPVAIGLYGYCYSGHAVFPNIYTSMANPNQYPSALLTCFTICTLMYAGVASMGYTMFGEATKSQFTLNLPQDLVATKVAVWTTVVNPFTKYALTLSPVALSLEELIPSRHNKSHWYAIAIRTALVFSTLLVGLAIPFFGLVMSLIGSLLTMLVTLILPPACFLSIVRRKVTRTQMMLCVLIIIVGAISSVVGSYSALSQIIEKLSS
- the LOC108851002 gene encoding serine/threonine-protein kinase PCRK2-like, producing MQIIFRNFKSSNILLDENWNAKLSDFGLARMGPSDGISHVSTAVVGTIGYAAPEYIQTGHLTAKSDVWSYGIFLYELITGRRPFDRNRPRNEQNILEWIRPHLADIKKFKMIIDPRLEGNYYLKSALKLAAVANRCLMVKAKSRPTMSEVSEMLERIVETSEEEASSDGPLMKSLTPKDAFEASRRERVKRRFVEVLIGVNGCPNLPTWSPKLVTSL
- the LOC108849391 gene encoding protein WHAT'S THIS FACTOR 9, mitochondrial; the protein is MLFISRCAQTLKTLPSSSSSSSSTTQIRTYVDVYMKWKKDHYFDNIEHILRSPQLRSVIALKNRITSEPNSCIPISSISKKTHHFDLSTKVTKFLRQFPSIFEEFVGPEHNLPWFRLTPEAAELDREERRVYQDSAEDLRGRLRKLILMSRDNVLPLSIVQGMRWYLGLPPEMDLDSSFRFVDLEDGVKGLSVECSNGEKVLSLLQKNTIKNRGLLCSENRGLLCSENRGLLCSEIEFPLFPSKGCRLRVKIEDWLKEFQRLPYVSPYDDYSRLDPSSDVAEKRVVGFLHELLCLFVDHSAERKKLLCLKKWFGLPQKVHKAFERHPQIFYLSMKNKTCTAILREPYRDKASVEPHPVLAVRKKYIQLMKSSELILKSRRSSCRFSDDGVVEKDLDFDFDFDG
- the LOC130494542 gene encoding serine/threonine-protein kinase PCRK1-like, with product MIGEGGFGGVFRGTIQSPEDSRRRKIEIAVKQLSRRGLQGHKEWVTEVNVLGVVEHPNLVKLISYCAEDDERGIQRLLVYEYVPNRSVQDHLSNRFVLTPLPWSTRMKIAIDTARGLSLSSSRLGVSGLFLLLN